One region of Sphingomonas abietis genomic DNA includes:
- a CDS encoding M20/M25/M40 family metallo-hydrolase gives MSHPVRIACLLIAIVVSLWIGVRAATPPPVVPASAPATAFSAERALPDIHALAMRPHPTASADSERVHAYLEKRLRAIGIVPEERRYLIDPEGFATLHRWNPQASRASEMADIVGVLPGRDRTRPAVALMAHMDTVWGSPGGGDDSVGVAAILEILRAIRAQGTPTRDIVVLFTDGEEIGLSGARAFWPSDGVARHVGVVINLEARGAGGRATMFETGNGNGAMMALFGQAVRHPVANAMSVLAYRLMPNDTDFTPIREQGLPGFNFAIMGRPEYYHSPRATADRLDPRALQDMGDQALDLASALATARMLPAATRDAVFFDVAGHHLLIYSPAAGWLIVLAAGLALAAAVLGLRRHAGFALRGIGGGIGAFLWLIAHGLLLLLVLNLVSGSAAHPNYYDRLAALPRLEMQAVLACLTTLIGWLTLRRFPYRAWGLLPGALLGVAGWKLGGPHLVIVAMAVMGMLAGWLAPVEGVSRWNGWIGAIAMLLLVALLLQGRAPLVAWIFAWPALILALAACLVAWTDPGFQRPWGAAIPALALALVVAPLIPLAHLAFLGVGAPMAPVMLAFLLIVAAAVWPLAKIGQGTRTALVIAGALVAVGLVIAVQVRTDPIAATIPAYSLDK, from the coding sequence ATGAGCCATCCCGTGCGGATCGCCTGTCTGCTGATCGCCATTGTCGTGTCGCTCTGGATCGGGGTGCGGGCGGCCACGCCGCCACCGGTCGTCCCCGCATCGGCGCCGGCGACCGCCTTTTCGGCAGAGCGCGCGCTGCCCGACATCCACGCGCTCGCGATGCGCCCGCACCCGACCGCCAGTGCCGACAGCGAGCGGGTCCACGCCTATCTGGAGAAGCGCCTGCGGGCGATCGGCATCGTGCCCGAGGAACGCCGCTACCTGATCGATCCCGAAGGCTTCGCGACGCTGCATCGCTGGAATCCGCAGGCCAGCCGGGCAAGCGAGATGGCCGATATCGTCGGCGTACTGCCGGGCCGGGACCGGACTAGGCCGGCCGTCGCGCTGATGGCGCATATGGATACGGTGTGGGGATCGCCGGGCGGCGGCGACGACAGCGTCGGCGTCGCCGCGATCCTCGAAATCCTGCGCGCGATCCGGGCGCAGGGGACGCCGACGCGCGACATCGTCGTGCTGTTCACCGATGGCGAGGAGATCGGGCTTTCGGGCGCACGCGCCTTCTGGCCGAGCGACGGAGTCGCCCGGCATGTCGGGGTCGTCATCAACCTCGAGGCGCGGGGGGCCGGCGGTCGCGCGACGATGTTCGAGACCGGCAATGGCAATGGCGCGATGATGGCGCTGTTCGGGCAGGCCGTGCGCCATCCCGTCGCCAATGCGATGTCGGTGCTGGCCTATCGGCTGATGCCCAACGACACCGATTTCACGCCGATCCGCGAGCAGGGCCTTCCCGGGTTCAACTTCGCCATCATGGGGCGGCCGGAATATTATCATTCACCGCGCGCCACCGCCGATCGGCTCGATCCGCGCGCGTTGCAGGATATGGGCGATCAGGCGCTCGATCTGGCATCGGCGCTGGCGACCGCCAGAATGTTGCCGGCCGCGACGCGCGACGCCGTGTTCTTCGATGTCGCGGGCCATCATCTGCTGATCTACAGCCCGGCGGCGGGGTGGCTGATCGTGCTGGCGGCCGGGCTGGCCCTGGCGGCGGCGGTGCTGGGTCTCCGTCGGCACGCGGGGTTCGCATTGCGCGGCATCGGCGGGGGTATCGGCGCCTTCCTGTGGCTGATCGCCCATGGGCTGTTGCTGCTGCTCGTGCTCAATCTCGTCTCGGGCAGCGCTGCGCATCCCAATTATTATGATCGGCTCGCGGCGTTGCCGCGGCTGGAGATGCAGGCCGTGCTGGCCTGCCTGACCACGTTGATCGGCTGGCTGACGCTGCGGCGCTTCCCCTACCGCGCATGGGGATTGCTCCCCGGTGCGCTGTTGGGCGTGGCCGGCTGGAAGCTCGGCGGCCCCCATCTCGTGATCGTGGCGATGGCGGTCATGGGGATGCTGGCCGGCTGGCTGGCTCCGGTGGAGGGCGTGTCGCGGTGGAACGGTTGGATCGGGGCGATCGCGATGCTGTTGCTCGTGGCCTTGCTGTTGCAGGGCCGGGCACCGCTGGTCGCGTGGATCTTCGCCTGGCCGGCGCTGATCCTCGCCTTGGCGGCCTGCCTCGTGGCGTGGACCGATCCCGGTTTCCAACGGCCGTGGGGAGCGGCCATCCCAGCGCTGGCGCTGGCGCTGGTGGTCGCGCCGCTGATCCCGCTCGCGCATCTCGCCTTTCTCGGCGTCGGCGCGCCGATGGCGCCGGTGATGCTGGCCTTCCTGCTGATCGTCGCGGCGGCGGTGTGGCCGCTCGCGAAGATCGGGCAGGGCACCCGCACCGCGCTGGTGATCGCGGGGGCCTTGGTGGCGGTGGGGCTGGTGATCGCGGTGCAGGTGCGCACCGATCCGATCGCCGCGACGATCCCCGCCTACAGCCTGGACAAATAA
- a CDS encoding sigma-70 family RNA polymerase sigma factor, whose translation MEDEDEDVVETYVHTPLPDNEFKVQLAQVIPHLRAFGRSLSGNRDLADDLVQETLLKAWAARQRFQAGTNMRAWTFIILRNLFLSQMRRARFKGEWDEITANKLLAAPASQDRHVELGDMQRALLHLPQPQREALILVGAGGFAYEEAAEICGCAVGTIKSRVARGRVALEALLTEGKLPSRRTHATDPNTTALQTIMDQVDDLSRDAAGK comes from the coding sequence ATGGAAGACGAAGACGAGGACGTCGTGGAAACCTACGTCCATACGCCGCTTCCCGATAACGAATTCAAGGTCCAGCTGGCGCAGGTGATCCCGCATCTGCGCGCGTTCGGGCGCTCGCTTTCCGGCAACCGCGATCTCGCGGACGATCTGGTGCAGGAGACGCTGCTGAAGGCATGGGCGGCGCGCCAGCGCTTCCAGGCCGGCACCAACATGCGCGCCTGGACCTTCATCATCCTGCGCAATCTCTTCCTGTCCCAGATGCGCCGCGCGCGCTTCAAGGGCGAGTGGGACGAGATCACCGCGAACAAGCTGCTCGCCGCCCCGGCCAGCCAGGATCGCCATGTCGAGCTCGGCGACATGCAGCGCGCGCTGCTGCATCTGCCGCAGCCCCAGCGCGAGGCCCTGATCCTCGTCGGCGCCGGCGGCTTCGCTTATGAAGAAGCGGCCGAAATCTGCGGATGCGCGGTCGGCACGATCAAAAGCCGCGTCGCCCGTGGGCGGGTCGCGCTGGAAGCGCTGCTGACCGAGGGCAAATTGCCGTCGCGGCGCACTCATGCCACCGATCCGAACACGACGGCGCTCCAGACGATCATGGATCAGGTCGATGATCTCAGCAGGGACGCGGCGGGGAAATAA
- a CDS encoding bifunctional [glutamine synthetase] adenylyltransferase/[glutamine synthetase]-adenylyl-L-tyrosine phosphorylase — protein sequence MSGLEATAVAAALGRARAYAPYLRRLAARETAVAAALDAGDIAAALASCDEPLPEGATVAAQLRAEKRRLALAVAVGDLSGAMGLEEVTRRLSRFADDALGRAIEAAIRERTPEAVPAGFVALALGKQGSRELNYSSDIDPILLFDPETLPRRPREEPVEAAVRIARRVVEIMQAIDGDGYVFRIDLRLRPSPEATPLALPVSAAISYYESSALPWERAAFIRARAASGDIALGERFLAEIRPFVWRRALDFGALREIRALSRRIRGHYEAGQRFGLGYDLKRGRGGIREIEFFAQIHQLIHGGRDPALRVPATLDALAALQAAGLIAPGEAAALSEAYRLYRTIEHRLQMVEDQQTHSLPRDPAALDNVARLDDRADGAALLDALRPHVEMVGALYDALDPPEDGRLPQDRDALVAVLGEAGFADAGAIAQRIIGWRGGGARALRSPAAQDALEAVLPHLVAALGRAPDPAVAFNRFDDVVARLPSAINLFRLLEARPSLAALVGDVLSLAPTLADMLGRRPELIDGLIDASALDAPPDVAALARRFGGTGDEDYQSLLDRVRREVGELRFAEGVQIVSGARDPLAVAGGYARIAEGALEALAAATVQAFEQAHGRIPEGELLILALGRFGGAALTHASDLDLVYLFTGDHLAESDGPKPLGATHYFNRLAQRITAALSVPTAAGPLYDIDTRLRPSGHQGLLAVSLDSFARYQREGAWTWEHMALARARVVFGSAAGRAALETIIGDTLAAPRDIPALLADAVKMRGDIARHKPPIGPLDVKLMDGGLIDLEFVVHVTQLRYRAGFDPRLPEAIGALVSAGLLPHRSMAAHDLLTRLLVALRLISPRAEQPSPAARDALVRACGMADWPALLAALEEARQSVRLAWAGIVAQAGER from the coding sequence ATGAGCGGCCTGGAGGCCACGGCCGTTGCGGCGGCGCTTGGGCGGGCGCGGGCCTATGCCCCCTATCTGCGTCGGCTCGCCGCTCGTGAAACCGCCGTCGCGGCGGCGCTCGACGCGGGCGATATCGCCGCGGCGCTGGCATCCTGCGACGAGCCGCTGCCCGAAGGCGCCACTGTCGCGGCCCAGTTGCGGGCCGAGAAGCGGCGGCTGGCGCTGGCCGTGGCGGTGGGCGATCTGTCCGGCGCGATGGGGCTGGAGGAGGTGACGCGGCGACTGTCCCGTTTCGCGGACGATGCGCTTGGTCGCGCGATCGAAGCGGCGATCCGCGAGCGGACGCCCGAGGCTGTACCGGCCGGCTTCGTGGCGCTGGCGCTCGGCAAGCAGGGCAGCCGCGAGCTCAACTATTCCTCCGATATCGATCCGATCCTGCTGTTCGATCCCGAGACCCTGCCGCGACGGCCCCGCGAGGAGCCGGTCGAGGCGGCGGTGCGGATCGCGCGCCGGGTGGTCGAGATCATGCAGGCGATCGATGGCGACGGCTATGTCTTCCGCATCGATCTGCGGCTCCGGCCGTCGCCCGAGGCGACACCGCTGGCGCTGCCGGTGTCGGCGGCGATCAGCTATTATGAATCGAGCGCGCTGCCGTGGGAACGCGCGGCCTTCATCCGCGCGCGCGCGGCATCGGGCGACATCGCGCTCGGCGAGCGCTTCCTGGCCGAGATTCGTCCGTTCGTCTGGCGCCGGGCACTCGATTTCGGCGCGCTGCGCGAAATCCGCGCGCTCTCGCGCCGGATTCGCGGTCATTACGAGGCCGGGCAGCGTTTCGGCCTGGGCTATGATCTCAAGCGTGGCCGTGGCGGCATCCGCGAGATCGAATTCTTCGCGCAGATCCACCAGTTGATCCATGGCGGGCGCGATCCGGCGCTGCGCGTGCCGGCCACGCTCGATGCGCTGGCGGCGCTGCAAGCGGCAGGGCTGATCGCCCCGGGGGAGGCCGCGGCATTAAGCGAGGCGTATCGGCTGTATCGCACGATCGAGCATCGGCTCCAGATGGTCGAGGACCAGCAGACCCACAGCCTGCCGCGCGATCCGGCGGCGCTCGACAATGTGGCGCGGCTTGACGACCGGGCGGATGGCGCGGCGCTGCTCGATGCGCTGCGCCCGCATGTCGAGATGGTCGGTGCGCTCTACGATGCGCTCGATCCGCCGGAGGATGGCCGCCTGCCGCAGGATCGCGATGCGCTCGTCGCGGTGCTGGGCGAGGCGGGCTTCGCCGATGCCGGCGCGATCGCCCAGCGCATCATCGGGTGGCGCGGCGGCGGTGCCCGCGCCCTGCGCTCTCCGGCGGCGCAGGATGCGCTGGAGGCGGTGCTGCCGCATCTCGTGGCGGCGCTGGGGCGTGCGCCCGATCCGGCGGTGGCGTTCAACCGCTTCGATGACGTCGTCGCGCGCCTGCCCAGTGCGATCAACCTGTTCCGGCTGCTGGAGGCGCGGCCGTCGCTGGCGGCGCTGGTCGGCGATGTGCTGAGCCTGGCGCCGACGCTCGCCGACATGCTGGGGCGCCGGCCGGAGCTAATCGACGGGCTGATCGATGCGAGCGCGCTCGATGCGCCGCCGGACGTGGCGGCGCTGGCACGGCGGTTCGGCGGCACGGGCGACGAGGATTATCAGTCGCTGCTGGATCGCGTCCGCCGCGAGGTGGGCGAGTTGCGCTTTGCCGAAGGGGTGCAGATCGTCTCGGGCGCGCGCGATCCGCTGGCGGTGGCAGGCGGCTATGCGCGCATCGCCGAGGGTGCGCTGGAGGCGTTGGCGGCGGCGACCGTGCAGGCGTTCGAGCAGGCCCATGGCCGCATCCCCGAGGGCGAATTGCTGATCCTCGCGCTCGGCCGGTTCGGCGGCGCGGCGCTGACCCATGCCTCCGATCTCGACCTCGTCTACCTGTTCACCGGCGATCACTTGGCCGAATCGGATGGGCCGAAGCCGCTGGGCGCGACCCATTATTTCAATCGGCTGGCGCAGCGGATCACCGCCGCCCTGTCGGTGCCGACGGCGGCGGGGCCGCTCTACGACATCGATACCCGGCTGCGGCCGTCGGGCCATCAGGGCCTGCTCGCGGTCAGCCTCGACAGCTTTGCCCGCTACCAGCGCGAGGGGGCCTGGACCTGGGAGCATATGGCGCTGGCCCGCGCGCGCGTCGTGTTCGGATCGGCGGCGGGGCGGGCGGCGCTGGAGACGATCATCGGCGATACGCTGGCGGCGCCGCGCGACATCCCGGCGCTGCTCGCCGATGCGGTGAAGATGCGCGGTGACATCGCCCGCCACAAGCCGCCGATCGGGCCGCTCGACGTCAAGCTGATGGATGGCGGGCTGATCGATCTGGAGTTCGTGGTCCATGTCACCCAGTTGCGTTACCGGGCCGGCTTCGATCCGCGCCTGCCCGAGGCGATCGGCGCGCTGGTCTCGGCCGGGCTGCTGCCGCACCGATCGATGGCGGCGCATGATCTGCTCACCCGCCTGCTGGTCGCGCTCCGCCTGATCAGCCCGCGCGCCGAGCAGCCGAGCCCGGCCGCGCGCGACGCCCTGGTCCGCGCGTGCGGCATGGCGGACTGGCCGGCGCTGCTTGCGGCGCTGGAGGAAGCGCGGCAGAGCGTCCGCCTGGCATGGGCCGGGATCGTCGCACAGGCAGGAGAGAGATGA
- the xth gene encoding exodeoxyribonuclease III, with product MRIATYNVNGINARLPRLLEWLDETRPDVACLQELKAEGEKFPLKALEDAGYGVAWHGQKGFNGVAVLARGAEPVERQRGLAGDPEDVQSRYIEVEVAGIVIASLYLPNGNPQPGPKFDYKLAWMARLAERARALLAEEKPVVLAGDYNVIPADIDTFSVRAMQDDALMQPESRAAFRGLLFQGWTDAIRACHPEPEKLYTFWDYQAGAWARDAGFRIDHLLLSPQAADRLIHADVDKAVRGREKASDHAPTWVELR from the coding sequence ATGAGGATTGCCACCTACAACGTCAACGGTATCAACGCCCGCCTGCCACGCCTGCTCGAATGGCTCGATGAAACCAGGCCCGACGTCGCCTGCCTCCAGGAACTGAAGGCGGAGGGCGAGAAGTTCCCGCTCAAGGCGCTCGAGGATGCCGGCTATGGCGTCGCCTGGCACGGCCAGAAGGGCTTCAACGGTGTCGCGGTCCTGGCCAGGGGTGCCGAGCCCGTCGAACGCCAGCGGGGCCTGGCGGGCGATCCGGAGGATGTGCAGAGCCGCTATATCGAGGTCGAGGTGGCGGGCATCGTCATCGCCTCGCTCTACCTGCCCAACGGCAACCCGCAGCCCGGCCCGAAATTCGACTATAAGCTCGCCTGGATGGCCCGTCTGGCGGAGCGCGCGCGCGCGTTGCTGGCCGAGGAGAAGCCAGTGGTCCTCGCCGGCGACTACAACGTCATTCCCGCCGACATCGATACCTTCTCGGTGCGCGCGATGCAGGACGATGCGCTGATGCAGCCGGAGAGCCGTGCTGCCTTCCGCGGGCTGCTGTTCCAAGGCTGGACCGATGCGATCCGCGCCTGTCACCCGGAACCGGAGAAGCTCTACACCTTCTGGGATTACCAGGCCGGCGCCTGGGCGCGCGACGCGGGCTTCCGCATCGATCACCTTCTGCTCAGCCCGCAGGCGGCCGACCGGCTGATCCATGCCGATGTCGACAAGGCGGTGCGCGGCCGCGAAAAGGCGTCGGATCACGCCCCGACCTGGGTAGAGTTGCGCTGA
- a CDS encoding M23 family metallopeptidase: protein MSLFSSRLLNAAEIVRFPIHKISAAALLAAGMIAASPAAATDAAAVTATASVGAFDAVSNTGLANKADPMFRSLFDGWKKMDAVPHGGIVAVPSQKPVQQFRYTSGFGVRGNPFGGHGGEMHPGLDMAAPTGTPVYATADGIVGRAERTYGGYGNLVQLEHGKGLETRYGHLSQILVHDGQRVHRGDLIALVGSTGRSTGSHLHYEVRIDGRAVNPMPFLQTADYMTALQDRTMPIHAGQAVAMGGPEDPDAAD from the coding sequence GTGAGCTTGTTTTCCAGCCGATTGTTGAACGCCGCCGAGATCGTTCGGTTCCCGATCCACAAGATTTCCGCCGCCGCGCTGCTCGCTGCCGGCATGATCGCCGCCAGCCCCGCCGCTGCCACCGATGCCGCTGCCGTGACGGCGACCGCTTCGGTCGGCGCGTTCGATGCGGTGTCCAACACCGGCCTCGCCAACAAGGCAGACCCGATGTTCCGCTCGCTGTTCGATGGGTGGAAGAAGATGGATGCCGTGCCGCATGGCGGCATCGTCGCGGTGCCGTCGCAGAAGCCGGTCCAGCAGTTCCGCTACACCTCGGGCTTCGGCGTGCGCGGCAATCCGTTCGGTGGCCATGGCGGCGAAATGCACCCCGGCCTCGACATGGCCGCGCCGACCGGCACGCCCGTCTACGCGACGGCGGACGGGATCGTCGGCCGCGCCGAGCGCACCTATGGCGGCTATGGCAATCTCGTGCAGCTGGAGCATGGCAAGGGTCTGGAGACCCGCTACGGCCATCTCTCGCAGATCCTGGTGCATGACGGCCAGCGCGTGCATCGCGGCGATCTGATCGCGCTGGTCGGTTCGACCGGCCGTTCGACCGGCAGCCACCTGCATTATGAAGTCCGCATCGATGGCCGCGCCGTCAACCCGATGCCCTTTCTCCAGACCGCCGACTATATGACGGCGTTGCAGGATCGCACGATGCCGATCCATGCCGGCCAGGCGGTGGCGATGGGCGGCCCGGAAGATCCTGACGCCGCCGATTGA
- a CDS encoding HesB/IscA family protein — translation MSEASDIDISPAAAARVSAIATKTGKPAMLRLSVDGGGCAGFQYVFGLADAVGDDDVTTIRDGVTLVVDSVSLDLVRGAMVDYVESLGGAAFRVENPQAASGCGCGSSFSI, via the coding sequence ATGAGCGAAGCTTCCGACATCGACATCTCGCCCGCCGCCGCCGCGCGCGTCTCCGCCATCGCGACCAAGACCGGCAAACCGGCGATGCTGCGCCTGTCCGTGGACGGCGGCGGTTGCGCCGGTTTCCAATATGTCTTCGGGCTGGCCGATGCGGTCGGCGACGACGATGTGACCACGATCCGCGACGGCGTGACGCTGGTGGTGGATTCTGTCAGTCTCGATCTCGTGCGCGGCGCGATGGTCGATTATGTCGAGTCGCTGGGCGGTGCCGCGTTCCGGGTCGAGAACCCGCAGGCGGCTTCGGGCTGCGGCTGCGGATCGAGCTTCTCGATCTGA
- a CDS encoding peroxiredoxin — MASGPDIGDIAPDVTLTTPDGGTLTLSQTRGRPLVLYFYPKDDTPGCTREAQDFSSLKPAFDAADIGVIGVSKDTPAKHGKFAAKHGLTIDLASDEDGSVCEAFGTWIEKSLYGRQYMGIDRATFLIDRDGRIAKIWRKVKVPGHAEQVLAAAEALPQG, encoded by the coding sequence ATGGCAAGCGGACCCGATATCGGCGACATCGCGCCGGACGTGACGCTCACCACGCCGGACGGGGGCACGCTGACCCTTTCTCAGACCCGCGGGCGGCCGCTGGTGCTCTATTTCTACCCCAAGGACGATACCCCCGGCTGCACCCGCGAGGCGCAGGATTTCTCCTCGCTCAAGCCGGCGTTCGACGCGGCGGATATCGGGGTGATCGGCGTTTCCAAGGACACGCCCGCCAAGCATGGCAAGTTCGCCGCGAAGCACGGCCTGACCATCGATCTCGCCAGCGACGAGGACGGGTCGGTGTGCGAGGCGTTCGGCACCTGGATCGAGAAGAGCCTCTATGGCCGCCAGTATATGGGCATCGATCGGGCGACGTTCCTGATCGACAGGGACGGGCGGATCGCCAAAATCTGGCGCAAGGTGAAGGTGCCGGGCCATGCCGAGCAGGTGCTCGCCGCCGCCGAGGCGCTGCCGCAGGGATGA
- a CDS encoding ferritin-like domain-containing protein — MSVSEEMRIGREGVASATSIAQACRAVLLTADPIEKAFAARAAQRAWQQGRLAFLFDVAMPDDPPRPADLALLPPNRMPKRGRAGSERSRIAMLHAFAHIEYVAIDLAFDCAGRFGEGMPRRFVDDWLSVGADEAMHFALLDRRLKKAGAHYGALPAHDGLWEAAGKTRHDRIARLAVVPMALEARGLDVTPATVARFEAAGDGHSARILTRIYHDEIRHVAIGTKWFESCCVNDRLVPAELWRSLISRHFSGVVKPPFNDSARAQAGLTLDYYGTLATLT; from the coding sequence ATGAGCGTGTCCGAAGAGATGCGGATCGGGCGCGAGGGCGTCGCATCGGCGACCTCGATCGCACAGGCCTGCCGTGCGGTGCTGCTGACGGCCGACCCGATCGAGAAGGCGTTCGCCGCGCGTGCCGCGCAACGGGCCTGGCAGCAGGGGCGCCTGGCTTTCCTGTTCGACGTGGCCATGCCCGACGATCCGCCGCGCCCCGCCGACCTCGCACTGCTGCCGCCGAACCGGATGCCCAAGCGCGGTCGCGCCGGATCGGAACGTTCGCGGATCGCGATGCTGCATGCCTTCGCGCACATCGAATATGTCGCGATCGATCTCGCCTTCGATTGCGCCGGGCGGTTCGGCGAGGGGATGCCGCGCCGCTTCGTCGACGACTGGCTCTCGGTCGGCGCCGACGAGGCGATGCATTTCGCGTTGCTCGACCGGCGGCTGAAAAAGGCGGGCGCGCATTATGGCGCGCTGCCCGCGCATGACGGGCTGTGGGAGGCGGCGGGCAAGACGCGGCATGACCGCATTGCCCGGCTCGCGGTGGTCCCGATGGCGCTGGAGGCACGCGGCCTCGACGTGACGCCGGCGACCGTCGCGCGCTTCGAAGCGGCGGGCGACGGGCATTCCGCGCGCATCCTCACCCGCATCTACCATGACGAGATCCGGCATGTCGCGATCGGGACGAAATGGTTCGAATCCTGCTGCGTCAACGACCGGCTGGTGCCGGCCGAACTGTGGCGATCGTTGATTTCCCGCCATTTCTCGGGGGTGGTGAAGCCGCCCTTTAACGATTCAGCGCGCGCTCAGGCCGGTTTGACGCTGGACTATTACGGGACTCTTGCGACGTTAACCTGA